In Streptomyces camelliae, the sequence ACGGCTCGGTCCACTACCGCGACTACCGGGCGATACCCCACGCGCTCACCCTCGGCGCCACGGAGTCCGGCAAGTCCGTCTACCAGCGCAATCTGGTTGCCGGACTCGCGCCCATGGACGTCGCCCTCATCGGCATCGACTGCAAGCAGGGGGTTGAACTGTTCCCGCTGGCCCGCCGGTTCTCCGCACTGGCCGACGATCCCGACACCGCCGCCGAGGTGCTCGACGCGCTCGTGGTCCGGATGGAGCGCACCTATCAGGTTATCCGGGCTCAGCAGCGGATCACCGCCGACGTGCCGGACGCGGAGATCGCCGCCGATATCTGGGACCTGCCCGATCACCTGCGCCCGGTCCCGGTCGTGGTCCTGGTCGATGAGGTCGCTGAACTCGCCTTGTACGCGAGCAAGGAGGAGGAGAAGCGCCGGGACCGCATCATCACCGCCCTGGTCCGCCTCGCCCAGCTCGGCCGCGCAGCCGGCATCTACCTCGAAATCTGCGGCCAGCGCTTCGGCTCCGAACTCGGCAAGGGCATCACCATGCTCCGCGCCCAGCTCACCGGCCGCACCGCCCACCGCGTCAACGACGAGTCATCCGCCAACATGGCCTTCGGCGACATCGCCCCGGACGCCGTCCTCGCAGCCATCCAGATCCCGGCCGAGATGCGGGGGCTCGCCATCTCGGGCGACTCCTCCGGAGGGTGGCACCGCATCCGTGCTCCGCACACCTCGCTCCGCCAGGCCGTGAACATCTGCAACCGGCACGCCGACCGGACCCCGGACCTGCCCGAGCTGGCCCCGTTCCGGCCTGCCCTCTCCGCCTCGGCCGCAGCTCCCGTGCCGCTGGCCAAGGTTTCCTCAGCCACCGGCTGATCTCTCTCGGACACCCCCGGTCGGCGCGACTGCCTTCGCGCCAGGTCCCTACCCCCGCCATGCCCAAAGAACGGAGAACCCGTCGTGTGCCCGAACTGCGAGGACTTCGCCCGGACCGTGCTCCTGCTTGGTCAACTTGCCTTGTACGCCGACATGGTTGGCGCCGACCTCGACTTCGTGGAAGCTGTCGGCGCGTCCCTCGCCGTCTCGCTTCCCGAGCCGCCGCTCGGCACGTTCCCGTCCGGCTACGACCCCGACGGCGGCCCCGCCTATCCCGGTGACTCCTGATGGGTGCCCGTCACGGCCTCCGTGTCGACGCGGTCCTGGTTCAGGCCGTCATCGCTGGTGCCCTGTCCTTCGCCCACCTGCACGATCTCGCCTCCGCTGCCGGACAGAACGGCTGGAAGGCGTGGGCCTACCCGGTCAGTGTCGACCTGCTCATGGTCGCGGCTTGGCGGCGGCTGCGCAGTGAGGGACCGTCCCGGCTGGCCTGGTGCTGGTTCGTTGTCGCGCTGTTCGCGTCGCTCGGCGCCAACGTCGCCACGGCAGGGTTCCTCGACCTGGCCGACCCGCCCGCCCTGCTCCGCCTCGGCATCGCAGGATGGCCCGCGCTCGCCTTCCTCGGCGGAACGCTCCTTGCGCACTCGTCGGCTGCGGAGTCGGGGCCCGTTCCGCCGGCACCCGTCGCGGACGCGGAGGAGTCCGTGCCTCCGGCCGAGCAGCCGGTCCCGGACGCCGAACGCGCGTCGGTCACGGGAGCTGTACCCGAGCCAGGCCCAGCCCTCGCTTCTCCGGACCAGGCTCCCGCCCCGGCCCCTGCCACTGCTCCTGCGGTCCCCGCCGTTCTGCTCGACCACGCCCGCAAGGTCGCCGACGAGTACCGCATCCGCACCGGATCTCCGATCGACACGGACACCCTGCGCTCCCGCCTCGGCGTCCCGCCCCACCTCGCCGACGCCATCGCCGCCCACCTGACCTGACCAGCAAGAGAGGTAGACCGATGACCCCTGACCCGGCCGACCTGACCGCCTCCGACTACCTCGACGGCGCCCGCGAGATGGCCGCCGCCAACCGGCCCTTCCTCGCCCACCTGCTTGCCGAGGAAGCCGCCCAGCGCACCGCAGACCCGGCCACCGCCGCCGGTATCCGCGCCAGCTTCCCCGCCCCGACCACGACCCGAGAGGAGACCGACTGACATGCCCGCCCGCGACCACTTCCACTCCGTCATGCACATCGGCCCGGTGCAGATCGGCACGCACCGCGACCGCCACGGCCAGACCAAGCACGCCGCCGTGTGCACCTCCGACGGCTGCGGCTGGTCCTCCGACTACTCCAGCCAGTCCGCCGCCCAGCTCGCCGCCCGCACCCACCGCTGCCGCATCCGCTAGGAGGTCACCGCCATGCAGGTCCCGCTCTGGTTCGCGCTGCTCGTCGTCGGCTACCTCGGCGTCAAGCTCATCCGCCCACCCGCCTGGCTCATCGCCGTACTCCTGCTCGGCGGCTTCCTCCTCGCCCACAGCGTCCTCGCCCCGGCCATCAACGCCCTCGTCAAGTAGCCCGCCCGCGAGAGGAGATCACCCATGTTCCGCCCGAAGATCCCCACCATGCCGATGCCGACGGGCCTCAGCACCCCGCCCGCCTTCGTCGAGCCGACCAACGTCACCCGGCACGCAGAGACCCCGCCGGCCGCCCCGCCGACTCCGACGCCGTCCCGGCCCACGGTCCAGCTCACCCCTGGCACCGCCCTCGCCCTCGTCGGCGGCGGCACGGCCGTCGTCCTGGTCCTCGGCGCCGTCCTGGTCTCCCTGCTCCTGGCGGTCGCCATCACCGGCGCATCGGTCGCCGTCTGCGCGGTCGTCCTGCGCTCCCTGCTCGCCTCCGACGCCAAGCGCCGCTGACCGGCACCCGGGCGGCCTCGATACCGCCAAGCATCCGCCGCCCGGGAGCCGTCCCTGCCCGATCTCGCAACCGGAAGGAACCCCAAGCATGGCCCACCGCGCCTCACCCGCGACACCTAGTGCGCCCATGCCCGACACATTGCTCGACCCGATCACCCTCGGGGACGTGCTCCGGGTGGCCTCGGCCTCCGACTACGCCCGCTGGGAAGACCAGATCCGCCGCACCGGTGGCTGCTCCGACCCTATCCACCTCACCGGCTGGGTCCTCCACAAGGACAAGACCAGCGGCGAGACCCTGCACCACTACTCCACCGAGAACGAGCCGGGCGGACGCCTCCGCCTCGCCTGCGGCAACCGTCGCGCCTCCCGCTGCCCGTCCTGCGCCTGGACCTACTCGGGCGACACCTACCACCTGATCCGCGCCGGCCTGGCCGGTGACGACCGCCGCGACATCCCCGCCACCGTCCGCGATCACCCGCGCGTCTTCGCCACCCTCACGGCCCCCTCGTTCGGCCCGGTCCACAACCGCCCCGATCACGGCGCCTGCCGCTGCGGCACCCCGCATGCGCCCGACGCCCCGGAGCTGGGCACCGCCCTCGACCCGGACAGCTACGACTACGCGGGCGCCGTGCTGTTCAACAACCACGCCGGACAACTCTGGCAGCGCTTCACCACCCGACTCCGCCGCGAACTCGCCGCCCGCGCCAGCCTGCCTCGCCGGGAACTGGCCGAAC encodes:
- a CDS encoding FtsK/SpoIIIE domain-containing protein — its product is MTSFTVVLVLVAVAVGLLRWRRPAWYWLTFGVTLAVVRVLVRYGSVMDACGLTVPPARWRLALARATNRPIPEPRSPRILRLRPTRTGLVLRLKLRPGQDAFDIAAASDRLRHSFSMYGVTSRELRSGVVEVRMTGYDVLKRVQMPTETDTRPMRVPVALRQDGSVHYRDYRAIPHALTLGATESGKSVYQRNLVAGLAPMDVALIGIDCKQGVELFPLARRFSALADDPDTAAEVLDALVVRMERTYQVIRAQQRITADVPDAEIAADIWDLPDHLRPVPVVVLVDEVAELALYASKEEEKRRDRIITALVRLAQLGRAAGIYLEICGQRFGSELGKGITMLRAQLTGRTAHRVNDESSANMAFGDIAPDAVLAAIQIPAEMRGLAISGDSSGGWHRIRAPHTSLRQAVNICNRHADRTPDLPELAPFRPALSASAAAPVPLAKVSSATG
- a CDS encoding DUF2637 domain-containing protein, with product MGARHGLRVDAVLVQAVIAGALSFAHLHDLASAAGQNGWKAWAYPVSVDLLMVAAWRRLRSEGPSRLAWCWFVVALFASLGANVATAGFLDLADPPALLRLGIAGWPALAFLGGTLLAHSSAAESGPVPPAPVADAEESVPPAEQPVPDAERASVTGAVPEPGPALASPDQAPAPAPATAPAVPAVLLDHARKVADEYRIRTGSPIDTDTLRSRLGVPPHLADAIAAHLT
- a CDS encoding mobile element transfer protein; this encodes MPARDHFHSVMHIGPVQIGTHRDRHGQTKHAAVCTSDGCGWSSDYSSQSAAQLAARTHRCRIR
- a CDS encoding SpdD-like protein produces the protein MFRPKIPTMPMPTGLSTPPAFVEPTNVTRHAETPPAAPPTPTPSRPTVQLTPGTALALVGGGTAVVLVLGAVLVSLLLAVAITGASVAVCAVVLRSLLASDAKRR